One window of the Heliomicrobium undosum genome contains the following:
- the panB gene encoding 3-methyl-2-oxobutanoate hydroxymethyltransferase, whose amino-acid sequence MAKKITLPQCKEMKKQGKRLRMITAYDYPFARLVDESEIEIILVGDSLGMVVLGYDSTVPVTLDEMIHHSKPVVRGAPNTLIVADMPFGTYNVSKEDAIRNANRMLKESGIEAVKVEGGTRMAPTVRALVDAGIPVMGHIGLTPQTAAQLGGFKVQGKTEDAAQQLLEDALALEAAGAFSIVIECVPVGLARTITTSLSIPTIGIGAGPYCDGQVLVIQDLLGIYDRFVPKFVKQYAQTGPAIRAALGDYAREVADGVFPGPEHSFGMDDEMKGLY is encoded by the coding sequence TTGGCAAAGAAGATCACCCTGCCCCAGTGCAAAGAGATGAAGAAGCAAGGAAAACGCCTCCGCATGATCACCGCCTATGACTACCCCTTCGCCCGCCTCGTCGACGAGAGTGAGATCGAGATCATCCTGGTTGGCGATTCCCTGGGGATGGTTGTCCTGGGCTATGACAGCACCGTGCCGGTCACCCTCGATGAGATGATCCATCACAGCAAGCCTGTCGTCCGCGGCGCCCCAAACACCCTCATCGTGGCGGACATGCCCTTCGGCACCTACAATGTCTCCAAAGAGGACGCCATTCGCAACGCCAACCGCATGCTCAAAGAGAGCGGCATCGAAGCCGTCAAGGTGGAAGGGGGAACGCGGATGGCCCCGACGGTGCGCGCCCTCGTCGACGCCGGCATCCCCGTCATGGGTCACATCGGCCTGACGCCGCAGACGGCGGCCCAACTGGGTGGCTTCAAGGTCCAAGGCAAGACGGAGGACGCGGCCCAGCAGTTGCTGGAAGACGCCCTCGCCTTAGAAGCGGCCGGCGCTTTCAGCATTGTCATCGAATGCGTTCCCGTCGGCCTGGCCCGGACGATCACCACCAGCCTCTCCATCCCAACTATTGGCATTGGCGCAGGCCCTTACTGTGACGGCCAGGTCCTCGTCATCCAGGACCTGCTCGGCATCTATGATCGCTTCGTCCCCAAGTTCGTCAAACAGTATGCCCAGACCGGCCCCGCCATCCGGGCGGCCCTCGGCGACTATGCCCGGGAGGTGGCCGACGGCGTCTTCCCTGGCCCGGAACACAGCTTCGGCATGGATGACGAGATGAAAGGGCTCTATTGA